The Terriglobales bacterium genome includes a region encoding these proteins:
- a CDS encoding ATP-binding cassette domain-containing protein produces MIPASPLATEKKKALGRLDLRVKKQFIAAKHGTVDFSLDVSVSAAAGITILFGRSGSGKSTLLDCISGLLQPEGGRVALNTETGETVFFDSDKSINVSPAQRAVGYVFQNLALFPHLTVKANVEYGLAHLPRELRQKRRTEILLLFHCGQLADRKPDEISGGERQRVALARTLVTEPRILLLDEPLSALDVGTKLKILEDLQAWNEKRRIPILYVTHSPGEAMRLGENVIYLESGRVLAQGKAEIIRQYAVDEI; encoded by the coding sequence ATGATTCCCGCCTCGCCACTCGCAACCGAAAAGAAAAAAGCACTTGGCCGACTTGATCTGCGTGTAAAAAAACAATTCATTGCCGCCAAACACGGGACAGTGGATTTTTCTCTGGATGTCAGCGTTTCAGCAGCGGCAGGCATCACTATCCTGTTCGGCCGTTCCGGATCGGGGAAAAGCACGCTCCTGGATTGCATCTCAGGTCTGCTGCAACCGGAAGGCGGAAGGGTGGCGCTAAACACGGAGACAGGAGAGACGGTATTTTTCGACTCCGACAAAAGCATAAATGTGAGTCCGGCGCAGCGCGCAGTCGGATATGTCTTCCAGAACCTTGCCTTATTTCCTCATTTAACCGTCAAAGCCAACGTAGAGTACGGGCTCGCGCACCTTCCGCGTGAGCTGCGGCAGAAGCGCCGCACGGAAATTCTGCTGCTGTTTCACTGCGGCCAGCTTGCCGACCGCAAGCCTGATGAAATTTCCGGAGGCGAACGCCAGCGCGTCGCCCTGGCGCGCACTTTGGTCACCGAACCACGCATTCTCCTTCTGGATGAGCCCTTGAGTGCGCTTGATGTTGGCACCAAGCTGAAAATCCTGGAAGATTTGCAGGCGTGGAACGAAAAACGCCGTATTCCTATCCTGTATGTGACCCATAGCCCGGGGGAAGCAATGAGGCTGGGCGAGAACGTGATTTATCTGGAAAGTGGCCGCGTCCTGGCCCAGGGCAAAGCAGAAATCATCAGACAGTATGCGGTTGATGAAATTTGA
- a CDS encoding beta-propeller fold lactonase family protein, producing MKSQHLSFGQFARFVVGTVLLFFFAIFFSGCTDTLPNYPPAYREYAYITDGKSNEVSVIDLLTFKNVKRIPVGQSPTGIVANPKKNEIYVVNSESNNLSIIDAERNAVVATIGLHRSPYFVDLTPDSKRAYIANAGSANVSVVDLDNRKAVGIIPVGHSPGVVRVSPDGKIAVASNRGDSTVSVIDTAAMNVRSTIPVCQAPEEIVFLPDSSKAFISCSSANEIAVVQLQREVPAPAGAPSATPAAKPTSPKTKPKNGDQQEKAATSDEPLNQNADRLLTLLDVGKTPMHLALKPDGGEIFVSNFGSDSVSEVLTGNNEVSSTHLLGPGPVRSIVTADNSLLYISNFNGNSISIYSIDDGKLLQTVPVGDKPDALALTPSQQYLLVVDSGSGDVSVVRYDGNVRPPMKSFILFTMVPVGLDPRQIVVKAFMLRKPVD from the coding sequence ATGAAATCACAGCATCTTTCCTTTGGCCAATTTGCGCGTTTTGTTGTGGGAACGGTGCTGCTCTTTTTCTTCGCAATCTTTTTTTCCGGTTGCACGGACACACTGCCTAACTATCCGCCCGCGTACCGGGAGTATGCCTACATCACCGACGGCAAGAGCAACGAAGTCAGCGTGATTGATTTGCTCACCTTCAAGAATGTGAAACGCATCCCGGTGGGGCAGAGTCCCACGGGCATTGTAGCCAATCCTAAGAAAAATGAAATTTATGTTGTGAACTCAGAGTCGAACAACCTGAGCATCATTGATGCCGAACGCAACGCCGTGGTGGCCACGATCGGACTGCATCGCTCTCCTTATTTCGTAGACCTCACTCCTGACAGCAAACGCGCGTACATCGCCAACGCAGGCTCAGCCAATGTTTCAGTCGTGGACCTGGATAACCGCAAGGCCGTGGGCATCATACCGGTAGGACATTCGCCCGGTGTGGTGCGGGTTTCGCCGGACGGCAAAATTGCAGTGGCTTCCAATCGCGGCGATAGCACGGTTTCTGTGATTGATACGGCGGCGATGAATGTTCGCTCCACCATTCCCGTGTGCCAGGCGCCGGAGGAGATTGTCTTTCTTCCCGACTCGAGCAAAGCCTTCATCTCGTGCAGCTCCGCCAACGAGATTGCCGTGGTGCAATTGCAGCGCGAGGTCCCTGCGCCGGCGGGCGCACCTTCGGCAACTCCGGCAGCCAAACCGACTTCGCCCAAAACGAAACCAAAAAATGGCGATCAGCAAGAAAAAGCAGCCACCAGCGATGAGCCACTCAATCAAAACGCCGACCGGCTGCTTACTTTGCTCGATGTAGGCAAGACACCCATGCATCTTGCGCTTAAACCCGATGGCGGAGAAATCTTCGTAAGTAACTTTGGCTCTGACTCCGTCTCCGAGGTGCTCACGGGAAACAATGAAGTCAGCAGCACGCATCTGCTGGGGCCGGGACCGGTGCGCTCCATCGTAACCGCAGATAATAGCTTGCTTTACATCAGCAATTTCAACGGGAATTCGATCTCCATCTACAGCATTGATGATGGCAAGCTGCTGCAGACCGTCCCGGTAGGAGATAAACCCGACGCCCTGGCCCTCACTCCCAGCCAGCAGTATCTTCTTGTGGTTGACTCCGGTTCAGGTGACGTTTCCGTGGTTCGGTATGACGGCAACGTGAGGCCTCCGATGAAGTCTTTCATCTTGTTCACGATGGTTCCGGTAGGGCTCGATCCGCGGCAGATTGTGGTCAAAGCGTTTATGCTGCGCAAACCAGTGGATTGA
- a CDS encoding UDP-N-acetylmuramate dehydrogenase encodes MKIQEYIPLAPLTTFQVGGAARYFIKAETEDDVREAVSFTRERGLPLFVLAGGSNLVVSDSGWDGVVIKIAVRGITQSSTGGKAIFEAGAGEDWDSFVAHTVSLNCGGIECLSGIPGTVGGTPVQNVGAYGQEVADTITRMRILDLEQSKILEIENRDSGFAYRTSIFNSSARGRYIVLRVSYALTLGAEPCIKYADLKKFFGDKSPTLHETRDAVRQIRRSKAMLLVEGDVDCRSAGSFFKNPMVTQEQYDEICHKPATKGERVPQFPAADGRVKISAAWLVEHAGFSKGFEHGAVGISSKHALAIINRGGARAADIVVLKNEIQQRVQETFGLELNPEPVFVGKF; translated from the coding sequence GTGAAGATTCAGGAATACATTCCATTGGCGCCGTTGACCACCTTCCAGGTCGGCGGAGCGGCGCGTTACTTTATCAAAGCAGAAACAGAAGATGATGTACGCGAGGCGGTCTCGTTCACTCGCGAACGCGGCCTGCCGCTGTTCGTGCTTGCAGGAGGAAGCAATCTGGTGGTCTCTGATTCCGGCTGGGATGGGGTCGTCATAAAAATTGCCGTTCGGGGGATTACTCAATCCAGTACAGGCGGCAAAGCCATATTCGAAGCGGGCGCAGGCGAGGATTGGGACAGCTTCGTAGCCCATACCGTCAGCTTGAATTGTGGAGGAATCGAATGCCTGAGTGGAATTCCTGGCACGGTCGGCGGGACTCCGGTGCAAAACGTAGGAGCCTATGGGCAAGAAGTTGCAGACACGATTACTCGCATGCGTATTCTTGACCTAGAACAGAGTAAAATTCTCGAAATCGAAAACCGCGATTCCGGATTCGCTTATCGCACCAGTATCTTTAACTCTTCTGCCCGCGGACGTTACATTGTTCTGCGTGTGTCATATGCGCTTACGCTTGGCGCGGAGCCGTGTATTAAATACGCTGACCTGAAAAAATTCTTCGGCGACAAGTCTCCGACACTGCATGAGACCCGCGACGCCGTACGCCAAATCCGGCGCAGCAAAGCCATGTTGCTGGTGGAAGGCGATGTGGATTGCCGCAGCGCTGGAAGTTTTTTTAAGAACCCAATGGTCACGCAAGAACAATATGACGAGATTTGCCACAAACCTGCAACCAAGGGAGAGCGCGTGCCCCAATTCCCGGCTGCTGATGGAAGAGTGAAAATCTCTGCTGCCTGGCTGGTGGAGCACGCTGGATTCAGCAAAGGCTTCGAACACGGAGCTGTTGGGATCTCCAGCAAGCACGCGCTGGCCATCATCAATCGCGGCGGCGCCCGTGCTGCCGATATTGTTGTCTTGAAAAACGAAATCCAGCAGCGCGTACAGGAGACTTTCGGTCTCGAATTAAACCCTGAACCGGTTTTTGTTGGAAAGTTTTAA
- a CDS encoding BrxA/BrxB family bacilliredoxin has translation MPMYPELMLIPMREELTRVGVKELRSAADVDAALKAEGTALVVVNSVCGCAAGRMRPAVRMALQHATLPEKLYSVFAGQDAEATQQARSYFTGYQPSSPSIAILRDGKLIYMLQRSQIENREAQAIAADLTHAFDQFCVKSPAN, from the coding sequence ATGCCGATGTATCCCGAACTGATGCTGATTCCCATGCGAGAAGAACTGACCCGGGTTGGGGTGAAAGAGCTGCGCTCGGCCGCTGATGTAGATGCCGCACTGAAGGCCGAAGGTACAGCCTTGGTGGTAGTCAATTCGGTTTGTGGATGCGCCGCCGGCCGCATGCGTCCAGCGGTTCGTATGGCATTACAACATGCCACGCTTCCGGAAAAACTCTACAGCGTCTTCGCCGGACAGGACGCCGAAGCTACACAGCAAGCCCGCTCCTATTTCACCGGATATCAGCCGTCTTCGCCTTCGATTGCTATCCTGCGCGACGGCAAATTGATTTACATGTTGCAGCGCAGCCAGATCGAAAATCGCGAAGCCCAAGCCATTGCCGCCGACCTTACCCACGCTTTCGATCAATTTTGTGTAAAGAGCCCTGCTAATTGA